A stretch of DNA from Promicromonospora sukumoe:
TGGAGATCGGGTCCAGGGCCGAGCACGGCTCGTCCATGAGGACGACCTGCGGCTTCACCGCGATGGCGCGGGCGATGCACAGGCGCTGCTGCTGACCGCCCGACAGGCCGGAGCCCGGCTTCTCCAGGCGGTCCTTGACCTCGTTCCAGAGGTTGGCGCCGCGCAGGGAGGACTCGACGAGGTCGTCGGCGTCGGACTTGCTGATCCGCTTGTTGTTCAGCTTCACGCCCGCCAGCACGTTGTCCCGGATGGACATCGTGGGGAACGGGTTGGGCCGCTGGAACACCATGCCGACGGTGCGGCGCACGGCCACGGGGTCGACGTCGTCGCCGTACAGGTCGACGCCCTCGAGCTCGACCGAGCCGTCGACGCGGGCCCCGGGGATCACCTCGTGCATGCGGTTCAGGGTGCGCAGGAACGTCGACTTGCCGCAGCCCGACGGGCCGATGAAGGCCGTGACGGACTTGGGGTCGATCGTCATGGAGACACCCTCCACGGCGAGGAAGTCGCTGTAGTAGATGTTCAGGTCTTTCACGTCGATGCGCTGTGCCATCGGATCATTCCTTCGTGTGAGCTGCGGCTGAGGCTGGTCTGCGCGTCAGCGCAGCTTCGGGGAGAACCACCGGGTGACGAGGCGCCCGATGAGGTTGAGGAGCATGACGATGATGATCAGCAGGAGCGCGGCGGCCCAGGCCCGGTCGAAGTTGATGTTCACCAGGCAGTCAAGCGCATCCTCGCGGCAGGGCACAGGGCCCTGGCGGTACTGGCTGAAGATGTAGACGGGCAGCGTCATCATGCGGCCGTCGAACGGGTTGAAGTTGATCGAGTCCGAGACGCCGGCGGTGATGAGGATCGGCGCGGTCTCGCCGATCACGCGCGCGATGGCGAGCAGCACGCCCGTGGTGATGCCGGCGACGGAGGTGCGCAGCACGACCCGGACGATCGTGAGCCACTTGGGGACGCCCAGCGCGTACGACGCCTCGCGCAGCTCGTTCGGGACGAGCTTGAGCATCTCCTCGCAGGAGCGCACGACCACCGGGATCATCAGGACGCTCAGCGCGACCGCCGCGATGATGCCGAGCTTGGCGCCCGGGCCGAGGAAGATCGTGAACAGCGCGAACGCGAACAGGCCCGCGACGATCGACGGGATGCCGGTCATGACGTCCACGAAGAACGTCGTGGCCCGCGCCAGCGCGCCGCGGCCGTACTCGACGAGGTAGATGGCCACGAGCAGGCCGATCGGCACCGAGATGACCGTGGCGGTCAGCGTGATCATCAGCGTGCCGATGGCGGCGTGGTAGGCGCCGCCCATGTCCATGCCGCCGAAGACGCCGCGCATGGAGGTGAAGAGGAAGTCGCCGTCGAACCGCTCGACGCCGTTCACGATCACTGTCCACAGCAGGGACAGCAGCGGGATGAGGGCCAGCGCGAAGGCGCCGTAGATCAGCACCGTCATGGCCAGGTCGGTGCGCCTGCGGCCGGAGTCGGCCGCGGTCAGCAGGGCACGCGTGCGCTCGACGGCGCCGGCGTCGTCCGTGGTCGGGGTCGTGGCGCTCATCAGTTGGCTCCCGAGAATTCCTTGCGCCGCGCGACGATCGCGCGGGCGCCCATGTTGACCACCATGGTGATGACGAACAGCGCGAGGCCGGTGGCGATGAGCACGTTCACCGCGAGCCCGCTGGCCTCGGCGAACCGCGACGCGATGAAGGCGGCGATCGTCTGCTGCTGGCCCGAGTCGAAGATCTGGAACGAGTAGAGGATGCCGGGCGACAGGATCATCAGCACCGCCATCGTCTCGCCGAGCGCGCGGCCCAGGCCGAGCATCGCGGCCGAGATGACGCCGGAGCGGCCGAAGGGCAGCACGGCCGTGCGGATCATCTCCCAGCGCGTGGCGCCCAGGGCGAGCGCGGCCTCCTCGTGCAGCGTCGGGGTCTGCAGGAAGACCTCGCGGGAGACGGCGGTGATGATCGGCAGGACCATCACCGCGAGCACGACGGACGCCGTCGCGAGCGACCGGCCCGTGTTGGTCACGTTCACGGTCCAGAACGGCAGGAAGTCCAGGACGTTGGCGATCCACACCCACACGTCGCTGATGATCGGGGCCAGCGTGCGCCCGCCCCACAGGCCGAACACCACGGACGGGATCGCCGCGAGCAGGTCGATCACGTAGCCGATCACCGAGGCGGCACGGCGCGGCGCGTAGTGCGAGATGAACAGCGCGATGCCGATGGCGACCGGCGTCGCGATCAGCAGCGCCATGGCCGCGGCCAGGAGCGTGCCGAACACGAGGGGGCCGACCAGGTCCCACAGCGAGTCCATGCCGGCGGGAAGGCCGCCCTTGTCCTTGAGCTCCTCCGGCGACGCGGTCAGGGCCGGCAGGCCCCGCGCGATGAGGAACACCGCCACGGCTGCCAGCACCAGCAGCAGGAAGGCGCCGGCGCCGGTGGTGATCCAGCGGAACACGCGGCTGAACCCGCGTTCGGTGTCGCCGTGGTTGCGCCGCCGGACGGGCGGCTTCAGCCGGCCGGGCTGGGCGTCCGGCGGACTGTCGGTGGTGGTCACAAGAGCTCCTCGATGCTCGTCGCTCGGAGTGGGGGGATCGGGATCAGTGACTGACATGGCTGTGCCGGTGACCGGACCTGCGACGCCGTCGGCGCCGTTCGGTCCGGCCACCGGCCGGTGATCAGGTACTGCGTCAGCCGACCGTGATCGACTCGATCGCGGCGTTGACCTGCTCGGCGGTGGCCGCCGAGATCGGCGAGCTGCCCGCGGCGTCGGCGGCGGCCTGCTGGCCGGCCTCCGAGGCCTGGTAGGTCAGGAACGCCTTGACGAAGTTGCCCTGGGCCTCATCGGCGTAGTTGGTGCAGGCGATGGCGTAGGAGACCAGCACCAGCGGGTAGGTGGTCGGGTCGGTCAGCGTGCGGTTGACCTCGATGGCGAAGTCGTGCTCCGCGCGGCCCTCGATGCGGTCGGACTTGTCGACCGTGGCGGCGGCGGCCTCGGCCGAGAACGGCACGAAGTCCTCGCCGACCTTGATCGCGGCGGTGCCGAGCGTGCCGACCTTGGAGGCGTCCGCGTAGGTGACGGCGCCCTCGGTGTCGGTCACGACGCCGACGACACCGGAGGTGCCCTCGGCGGAGTCGCCACCCTCGAGCGGCCAGACACCGTCGGGCTCGTCGGTCCAGGCGTCGGACGCCGTCGCCGAGAGGTACTCGGTGAAGTTCTCGGTGGTGCCCGAGTCGTCGAGGCGGTGCACCGGCGTGATCGCCAGGTCGGGGAGCTCGACGTCGGGGTTGTCGGCGGCGATCGCGTCGTCGTTCCAGTTCTTGATCTCGCCGTTGAAGATGTTGGCGATGACCTCGGACGTGAGGTTCAGCGAGTCGATCTCGGGGAGGTTGAACGCCACGGCGATCGGGCTCACGTAGATCGGCAGGTCGATGGCGCCGTCGGGGCCGCACACCTCGGCCGAGGCGGTGAGCTCCTCGTCGTCGAGCGCGGAGTCCGAGCCGGCCCACTGCACGCCGCCCGCGAGGAACTGCTCACGGCCCGCGCCGGAGCCGGCCGGGTCGTAGTTGATCGTGGCGTCCGGGTTCGCGCTCTGGAAGCCGGCGACCCAGGCCTCCATGGCGGACTCCTGCGACGACGCACCGGCGCCGGCGAAGTCGCCGGAGATGGCCTCGCCACCCTCCGTCTCGGTGGTCTCGGCACCGGTCGTCGGGTCGGACCCGCAGGCTGCGAGGCTCAGCGCGAGCGCGCCCACCATGACAGCGGAGCCAACGCGGGGGAATCGGCTGATCTTCACGTGTCTTTCCATCCTGTTCAAGTCGTACGCGCGGCGAGCGCCGCGGCGTCAGTGGGGACGCTAGGCAGGTGGAGTGACCTGCTCACCAGGTCCAGGTAAACGGAGGGTGAACAAGCCCGCGGGGAGCGGGTGATACGCAACACGATCACCATGGCACGACCGCGCGCACTCCACCCGTCGTGCGGCTCCTGGGTCAGCCGGCGGGCTGCTCGGACGGCCGGTCCATGGTCAGGTAGATGGCCTCGCCGGCCTCACCGATCCAGTCCTGCAGGTCCGGCGAGATGACGGCGCTGCCCGCGGCGTCGGCGGCCCGCCGCTGCCCCTCGTCGGACGCGACGTACTCGACGAACTCCTTTACGAAGGCGCCCTCCGCCTTGTCCGCGTACCGCGAGCACACGACGAGGTAGGAGACGAGCACCATCGGGTAGGCGAACGGCTTGTCGATCGTCCGGTCGAGCACGAAGGCGAGGTCGTGCTCGTAGCGGTTCTCGATCCGGGGCGAGAGGTCGACGACGGCGGCCGCGGCGTCCGCGCTGTAGGGCACGTACTCGTCGCCCACCTTGATGGCGACGCGGCCCAGGTCGGCCGTGCGCGAGGCGTCGGCGTAGGTGACGCCGCCCGGCGTGGAGCGGACCGTGTCGGTCACGCCGCCGGTCCCCTCGGCCGCGAAGCCCGTGGGCAGCGGCCAGAGGCCGTCCGCGGGGTACGGCCACGCCTTGGGCGCCGTCGCGCCCAGGTAGTCCGTGAAGTTCTCGGTGGTGCCGGAGTCGTCGGACCGGTGCACCGGGGTGATCTCGAGCGCGGGCAGCTTGACCCCGGGGTTGGCGGCGACGATCGCCGGGTCGTTCCACTGCGTGACGTGGCCCGTGAAGATGCGCGCGATCACGTCCGAGGAGAGGTTGAGCTGGTCGATGCCCTTGAGGTTGAAGGCCACGGCGATCGGGCTGATGTAGACGGGCAGGTCGATCGCGTTGCCGCTGTCGCAGGCCGGACCGGACGCCGCCATCTCCTCGTCGCTCAGCGCGACGTCGGAGGCGCCGAAGGCCGACTTGCCCGCGAGGAACCGCTCGCGGCCGTCACCGGACCCGATGGGGTCGTAGCTGACGGTGGCCTCGGGGTGCAGCTCCTGGAAGCCGGTGATCCACGCCTCCATCGCCGACTCCTGCGACGAGGCGCCCGCGCCACGGAACTCGCCCGTGACGACGACCTTCGCCGGGGCGCTGGGCGTGGAGGCCGACTCGTCGCCGGTCAGCCCGAGGGCGGCGCAGCTCGCCAGCGGCAGGACGAGGGCGCCGGCGGTGGCGGCGGAGACGAGACGGGTGTAATGGGAGGTGGTCACGGTTCGTGAAACTACTCACGAGCGCCATCGCCCGGGCAAACACCAGGTAAACGGAAGGTGGCCGAAGTTCGCGTTTCATCCGTGAGGTGCGCCACGTCGGGGCGCACCTCACCGCGGCTCAGCCCTCGTCGTCGGCCAGCTTGTAGCCCAGTCCACGCACCGTGAGCAGGAACTTCGGCGTGCCCGGGTCGGGCTCGATCTTGGAGCGGATGCGCTTGACGTGCACGTCGAGCGTCTTGGTGTCGCCCACGTAGTCGGCGCCCCACACGCGGTCGATGAGCTGGCCACGGGTCAGCACGCGGCCGGCGTTCCGCATCAGCAGCTCCAGGAGGTCGAACTCCTTGAGCGGCAGCGCCACGCTCTCCCCGCTGACGGCGACGGTGTGCCGCTCGACGTCCATCCGGACCGGCCCCACCTCCAGCACGCCGTCCTCGTCGTGCTCGGACGACTCGTTGGGCTGGCGGCGGCGCAGCACGGCCCGCACGCGGGCCAGCAGCTCCCGGTACGAGTACGGCTTGGTGACGTAGTCGTCGGCGCCGAGCTCCAGGCCCACCACCTTGTCGATCTCGGAGTCCTTCGCGGTCAGCATGATGACGGGCACGTCACCGCGCGCCCGCAGCTCCCGGCACACCTCGGTGCCCGACAGCCCGGGCAGCATCAGGTCGAGCAGCACCAGGTCCGCCCCCTCCGCGTCGTACGCGGCGAGCGCCGAGACGCCGTCCGCGGCCTCGACCACCTCGAACCCCTCGCGGGTGAGCTGGTACGTCAGCGGGTCCCGGTACGACTCCTCGTCCTCGACCACCAGGATGCGCGTCACGCACCTACCTCCTCGTTCTTCGTGGCCGCGGTGTCCGCGGCCTTGTGCTGGGCCTGCTGGTCCTGCTCGTCGTGCTGGTCCTGCTCGCCATTCTGATCCTGCTCGTCGACCACGTCCTGCTGGTCCTCGCCGTCGCGGACGACGTCCGACAGCGACGGCGGGGTGACCCGGCCGGTGCGGCCGGAGCCCTCCGGCCGGTCCGCGGACGGGATCCGCAGCGTGAAGGTCGAGCCCCGGCCGGGCTCCGACCACATCTGGACGTCGCCGCCGTGGTCGGCCGCGACGTGCTTGACGATGCTGAGCCCGAGGCCGGTCCCCCCGGTGTCGCGCGAGCGCGCCGGGTCCACGCGGTAGAACCGCTCGAACACCCGGTCCTGCGCGTCCTCGGCGATGCCGACGCCCTGGTCCACGACGGCGATCTCGACGAGACCCGCGCGCTCGTTCACCCCGACTCCCACCCGGCTGGCGGGCCCGGAGTAGGCGACGGCGTTGTCGACCAGGTTGCGGACGGCGGTGACCAGGAGGTTGTGGTCGCCGTAGACCTCGGTGTCCAGGTCGCCGCCCATGGTGATCGCGATGTTCTTGGACTGGGCCGTGGTGCGGGCCCGGTCGACCGCCTCCTCCACGACCTCGCGGATCGGGACGGGCGTCAGCTTGGGCATCGCGCCGGCACCCTGCAGCCGCGAGAGCTCGATGATCTCCTGCACCAGTGCGGACAGCCGCACGGCCTCGCGCTGCATGCGCTCGGTGAACCGGCGGACGGCGACGGGGTCGTCCGCGGCGTCGGCCACGGTCTCCGCGAGGAGCGCGAGCGCGCCGACCGGCGTCTTGAGCTCGTGGGAGACGTTGACCACGAAGTCGCGGCGGATGGCCTCGACGCGGCGGGCCTCCGTGCGGTCCTCGGCGAGCACCAGCACCCGGTCCAGGCCGAGCGGCGCCACGCGCACCTGCAGCAGCACCGTGCCCTGGCCCACCGGACCGCGGGGCAGCTCCAGCTCCTGCTCGCGGATCACGCCGTCGCGCCGCACCAGGGCGACCAGGTCGGTGATGGCGGCGTGCACGAGCGCGTCGTTGCGCACCACGCCGAGCGCGTAGGCCGGCGGCGACGCGCGGATCACCTCGTCCTCGCCGTCCAGGACGACGGCGGCGGAGCGCAGCACTGAGAGCACGCGTACGAGGCCCGCGTCGAGCTCGTCGGGTTCGGTCGGGGGCAGGGCGTGCTGATGCCGTTCGGAGACGCGGAACGCCAGGGCTGCGACCACGCCGACGATCACGCCGAGAATTCCGGCGGCCAGCACCGGTACCCCGGAGATGATTCCGTCCACGCCTCCAGGGTAGGTCGACGTTTCAAGCCGTGACGGACGCCGGTGGGCGGTCGGAGGATCGTGTCGCCTACTGTTCATGTCGGGGAGGAACAGCGTTAACCTCCCAGTACATCGCGCCGTCGAACCTGGACGGGTGCGGGCGGTA
This window harbors:
- the pstB gene encoding phosphate ABC transporter ATP-binding protein PstB gives rise to the protein MAQRIDVKDLNIYYSDFLAVEGVSMTIDPKSVTAFIGPSGCGKSTFLRTLNRMHEVIPGARVDGSVELEGVDLYGDDVDPVAVRRTVGMVFQRPNPFPTMSIRDNVLAGVKLNNKRISKSDADDLVESSLRGANLWNEVKDRLEKPGSGLSGGQQQRLCIARAIAVKPQVVLMDEPCSALDPISTLAIEDLIQELKKDYTIVIVTHNMQQAARVSDRTAFFNIAGTGKPGRLIEMNDTATIFSSPEVKATEDYVSGRFG
- the pstA gene encoding phosphate ABC transporter permease PstA, which codes for MSATTPTTDDAGAVERTRALLTAADSGRRRTDLAMTVLIYGAFALALIPLLSLLWTVIVNGVERFDGDFLFTSMRGVFGGMDMGGAYHAAIGTLMITLTATVISVPIGLLVAIYLVEYGRGALARATTFFVDVMTGIPSIVAGLFAFALFTIFLGPGAKLGIIAAVALSVLMIPVVVRSCEEMLKLVPNELREASYALGVPKWLTIVRVVLRTSVAGITTGVLLAIARVIGETAPILITAGVSDSINFNPFDGRMMTLPVYIFSQYRQGPVPCREDALDCLVNINFDRAWAAALLLIIIVMLLNLIGRLVTRWFSPKLR
- the pstC gene encoding phosphate ABC transporter permease subunit PstC, whose protein sequence is MTTTDSPPDAQPGRLKPPVRRRNHGDTERGFSRVFRWITTGAGAFLLLVLAAVAVFLIARGLPALTASPEELKDKGGLPAGMDSLWDLVGPLVFGTLLAAAMALLIATPVAIGIALFISHYAPRRAASVIGYVIDLLAAIPSVVFGLWGGRTLAPIISDVWVWIANVLDFLPFWTVNVTNTGRSLATASVVLAVMVLPIITAVSREVFLQTPTLHEEAALALGATRWEMIRTAVLPFGRSGVISAAMLGLGRALGETMAVLMILSPGILYSFQIFDSGQQQTIAAFIASRFAEASGLAVNVLIATGLALFVITMVVNMGARAIVARRKEFSGAN
- the pstS gene encoding phosphate ABC transporter substrate-binding protein PstS, whose amino-acid sequence is MVGALALSLAACGSDPTTGAETTETEGGEAISGDFAGAGASSQESAMEAWVAGFQSANPDATINYDPAGSGAGREQFLAGGVQWAGSDSALDDEELTASAEVCGPDGAIDLPIYVSPIAVAFNLPEIDSLNLTSEVIANIFNGEIKNWNDDAIAADNPDVELPDLAITPVHRLDDSGTTENFTEYLSATASDAWTDEPDGVWPLEGGDSAEGTSGVVGVVTDTEGAVTYADASKVGTLGTAAIKVGEDFVPFSAEAAAATVDKSDRIEGRAEHDFAIEVNRTLTDPTTYPLVLVSYAIACTNYADEAQGNFVKAFLTYQASEAGQQAAADAAGSSPISAATAEQVNAAIESITVG
- the pstS gene encoding phosphate ABC transporter substrate-binding protein PstS, which translates into the protein MTTSHYTRLVSAATAGALVLPLASCAALGLTGDESASTPSAPAKVVVTGEFRGAGASSQESAMEAWITGFQELHPEATVSYDPIGSGDGRERFLAGKSAFGASDVALSDEEMAASGPACDSGNAIDLPVYISPIAVAFNLKGIDQLNLSSDVIARIFTGHVTQWNDPAIVAANPGVKLPALEITPVHRSDDSGTTENFTDYLGATAPKAWPYPADGLWPLPTGFAAEGTGGVTDTVRSTPGGVTYADASRTADLGRVAIKVGDEYVPYSADAAAAVVDLSPRIENRYEHDLAFVLDRTIDKPFAYPMVLVSYLVVCSRYADKAEGAFVKEFVEYVASDEGQRRAADAAGSAVISPDLQDWIGEAGEAIYLTMDRPSEQPAG
- a CDS encoding response regulator transcription factor; this encodes MTRILVVEDEESYRDPLTYQLTREGFEVVEAADGVSALAAYDAEGADLVLLDLMLPGLSGTEVCRELRARGDVPVIMLTAKDSEIDKVVGLELGADDYVTKPYSYRELLARVRAVLRRRQPNESSEHDEDGVLEVGPVRMDVERHTVAVSGESVALPLKEFDLLELLMRNAGRVLTRGQLIDRVWGADYVGDTKTLDVHVKRIRSKIEPDPGTPKFLLTVRGLGYKLADDEG
- a CDS encoding sensor histidine kinase, producing MDGIISGVPVLAAGILGVIVGVVAALAFRVSERHQHALPPTEPDELDAGLVRVLSVLRSAAVVLDGEDEVIRASPPAYALGVVRNDALVHAAITDLVALVRRDGVIREQELELPRGPVGQGTVLLQVRVAPLGLDRVLVLAEDRTEARRVEAIRRDFVVNVSHELKTPVGALALLAETVADAADDPVAVRRFTERMQREAVRLSALVQEIIELSRLQGAGAMPKLTPVPIREVVEEAVDRARTTAQSKNIAITMGGDLDTEVYGDHNLLVTAVRNLVDNAVAYSGPASRVGVGVNERAGLVEIAVVDQGVGIAEDAQDRVFERFYRVDPARSRDTGGTGLGLSIVKHVAADHGGDVQMWSEPGRGSTFTLRIPSADRPEGSGRTGRVTPPSLSDVVRDGEDQQDVVDEQDQNGEQDQHDEQDQQAQHKAADTAATKNEEVGA